One Fulvia fulva chromosome 12, complete sequence genomic region harbors:
- a CDS encoding SWR1-complex protein 4, whose product MAISRPRRAARWAQTPATERRDLAHVQRWERAKRDESHPSRSFAPYNVGVDVPQYDADVYEKHLISEGWTKEETDYLVETYRECNGKWPVVADHYAYEGSERSMEDMKARYYTISAALLALATPISSMTAADYTQYETLSNFKPEQETSRKRLAEGHLYRRANEVDEESVLLGELQRIMLNQATLDSQREDLRKRLDHPSPNTNSYQYNTSQALTGLWQQLLAQDRLKKNPRLRPTGNPAYDGLPGTAPISARPRDSLTAQASDPNTLPARRPTRDSLPSATPQSALPTDLSKSDMSRFGVIHTTDKLPSGISFASDKLSKPRIAKSTIQTEKIAAILQNVGVQDLIPLPTGSVIEVFEGIMGKVQTLLDMRKLAEKEEQEIKIRDAEKA is encoded by the coding sequence ACTTGGCACACGTCCAAAGGTGGGAACGAGCAAAACGCGACGAAAGCCATCCGAGCCGCAGTTTCGCGCCGTACAACGTTGGTGTCGACGTACCCCAATACGACGCCGACGTGTACGAGAAACACCTCATCAGCGAAGGCTGGACCAAGGAAGAGACCGACTACTTGGTCGAGACATATCGCGAGTGCAATGGCAAATGGCCCGTCGTCGCAGATCACTACGCATACGAAGGCTCAGAGCGCTCGATGGAGGACATGAAGGCCCGCTACTACACCATATCAGCTGCCTTGCTCGCTCTGGCCACGCCCATATCGTCCATGACCGCTGCAGACTACACCCAATACGAAACCCTGTCCAACTTCAAACCCGAGCAAGAAACCTCCCGCAAACGCCTCGCCGAAGGCCACCTCTACCGCCGCGCCAACGAAGTCGACGAAGAATCCGTCCTCCTCGGCGAATTGCAGCGTATAATGCTCAACCAAGCCACCCTCGACAGCCAGCGCGAAGACCTGCGCAAACGACTCGATCACCCCTCCCCCAACACCAACAGCTACCAATACAACACCTCCCAAGCCCTCACGGGTCTATGGCAACAACTCCTCGCCCAAGACCGCCTCAAGAAGAACCCTCGCCTCCGCCCCACCGGCAATCCAGCTTACGATGGCCTCCCCGGCACGGCCCCCATCTCTGCCCGCCCCCGCGACTCCCTCACGGCCCAAGCCTCCGACCCCAACACCCTCCCCGCCCGCCGCCCAACCCGCGACTCCCTCCCCTCCGCAACGCCCCAATCCGCCCTCCCCACCGACCTTTCAAAATCCGACATGTCCCGCTTCGGCGTGATCCACACAACCGACAAACTCCCCAGCGGCATCTCCTTCGCGTCAGATAAACTGAGTAAGCCTCGGATCGCCAAGAGCACCATCCAGACGGAGAAGATTGCGGCGATACTGCAGAACGTCGGTGTGCAGGATTTGATTCCGTTGCCGACGGGAAGTGTTATTGAGGTCTTTGAGGGGATTATGGGCAAGGTGCAGACGCTGCTTGATATGAGGAAGTTGGCGGAGAAGGAGGAGCAGGAGATTAAAATCAGGGATGCTGAGAAGGCGTGA
- a CDS encoding Heterokaryon incompatibility protein 6, OR allele, with translation MASQFHYSPLSPSSREIRLVTMAPGLTETLNDDTLECALTHTSLPSASPDGLDLSIEYETVSYVWGDANRRAFIYLDRELVSVPWSSEQVLRSVRRSDRPRTIWIDAVCINQSDLVERSQQVAIMADIYRSGSQNIVYLGNHDRTLDAALSSARSLLRTEIADAIAEGRSFLDFMHDPSGQTRLSTARITVDVDQTALLDLFSNPWFSCLWVLQEAALAKRSICICGDQEFALLDICMVAKWL, from the exons ATGGCGAGTCAATTTCACTACAGTCCACTGAGTCCCAGCTCTAGAGAGATCCGACTGGTCACTATGGCACCAGGCTTAACTGAGACGCTCAACGACGATACTCTTGAATGTGCGCTGACGCACACCTCCCTGCCGTCCGCTTCTCCGGATGGGCTGGATCTTTCCATCGAGTACGAGACGGTATCCTACGTTTGGGGCGATGCGAACCGACGTGCATTCATATACCTCGACAGGGAGCTCGTCAGTGTTCCTTGGAGCTCAGAGCAGGTGCTGAGGTCAGTCAGAAGATCCGACAGACCTCGAACCATATGGATCGATGCTGTCTGTATCAACCAGTCGGACCTTGTCGAAAGATCGCAGCAGGTTGCCATCATGGCTGATATCTACCGATCCGGGAGCCAAAACATCGTCTACCTGGGTAACCATGATCGTACTCTGGATGCTGCCTTGTCTAGTGCTCGAAGTCTGCTTCGAACAGAGATAGCCGATGCTATCGCCGAAGGTCGAAGTTTTCTAGACTTTATGCACGACCCCTCTGGACAGACTCGACTCTCCACAGCCAGAATCACCGTGGATGTCGACCAGACAGCTCTGCTGGATCTATTCTCGAATCCCTGGTTCAG CTGCCTGTGGGTGTTGCAAGAAGCGGCGCTCGCCAAACGAAGCATCTGTATTTGCGGCGACCAGGAGTTCGCCTTGCTCGACATTTGCATGGTAGCGAAGTGGCTATAA
- a CDS encoding Glycerol-3-phosphate dehydrogenase, mitochondrial: MAASRSSKILKGLGYATLAGGVGAGTLYLVYRPHDVPGLEAAAVPPPTYGEGGVFRPPSFPRVKSRAEHIADLKASAGAVFAQAKEKVKDALGVEQATNSDGGNEYDLLIIGGGATGAGIALDAASRGLKVACVERDDFASGTSSKSTKLVHGGVRYLEKAVFELDYNQYKLVKEALRERRYFLDTAPHLSQWLPIMIPVNKWWQAPYFWAGTKAYDFLAGSENIESSYFLTRSKALDAFPMLKKDGLWGALVYYDGAHNDSRMNASLAVTAALYGATMINHMEVTGLEKDANGRLCGATVKDLVPEKDGKTGESFNIKAKGIINATGPFTDSIRKLDDQKVPEIVAPSSGVHVILPGYYSPSNMGLIDPRTSDGRVIFFLPWQGNTIAGTTDAPCDIEQNPVAQEKEIDWILNEVQNYLQPEINVRRGDVLAAWSGIRPLVRDPKKAKSEGLVRNHLLTTSPSGLLTMAGGKWTTYRQMAEEAVDEAIKEFSLKPRGVSNPPLVSGVEGFHEDINLGGSCQTHQVRLVGAHGFSKTLFINIIQHYGIETEVAKHLTESYGDRAWTVAALCAPNEKRFPVRGERISELYPYVDGEIRYAVRHEYAQTAVDVLARRTRLAFLNAQAALESLPRVIDLMADELNWNKTRRTQEWTDAVHFLGSMGLPKSKLSLTREDVEKGRVGKYEDEEYGMYARHDKPDEILDSDSKMLSGHNPTIGRDSPANA; the protein is encoded by the exons ATGGCCGCAAGCCGCTCATCCAAGATCCTCAAGGGATTGGGGTACGCCACCCTCGCCGGTGGTGTCGGAGCTGGAACTCTCTACTTGGTTTACCGGCCGCACGATGTCCCTGGCTTAGAAGCTGCTGCCGTACCGCCACCGACATACGGCGAAGGCGGCGTCTTCCGACCTCCAAGCTTCCCACGCGTAAAGAGCAGAGCAGAACACATTGCAGATCTCAAGGCAAGCGCTGGCGCAGTCTTCGCGCAGGCCAAGGAGAAGGTCAAGGATGCTCTTGGTGTAGAGCAGGCCACGAACAGTGATGGCGGCAACGAATACGATCTGCTCATCATCGGTGGTGGAGCTACGGGAGCTGGCATTGCCCTTGACGCAGCATCCCGCGGTTTGAAGGTCGCATGTGTGGAAAGAGACGACTTCGCATCTGGCACAAGCTCCAAGAGCACAAAGCTCGTACACGGTGGTGTACGATACCTCGAAAAGGCCGTCTTCGAACTGGACTACAACCAATACAAGCTCGTCAAGGAAGCTCTGCGCGAGCGGAGATACTTCCTCGACACTGCACCGCATCTGTCGCAATGGCTCCCGATCATGATTCCCGTCAACAAGTGGTGGCAAGCGCCATACTTTTGGGCAGGAACCAAGGCTTACGACTTTCTAGCTGGCTCTGAGAACATCGAATCTTCTTACTTCCTGACGAGGAGCAAGGCACTGGATGCCTTCCCTATGCTCAAGAAGGACGGTCTCTGGGGCGCGCTCGTCTATTATGACGGTGCGCACAACGACTCTCGCATGAATGCTTCTCTCGCTGTCACCGCTGCTCTGTATGGTGCTACCATGATCAACCACATGGAAGTCACTGGTCTCGAGAAGGATGCCAATGGCAGACTCTGCGGCGCTACGGTCAAGGATCTGGTTCCTGAAAAGGACGGCAAGACAGGCGAATCGTTCAACATCAAGGCCAAGGGTATCATCAACGCTACTGGACCATTCACTGATTCCATCCGCAAGCTGGACGACCAAAAGGTACCTGAAATCGTCGCACCCAGCTCTGGTGTCCACGTCATCCTGCCTGGTTACTACTCGCCTTCCAACATGGGTCTCATCGACCCTCGCACCTCTGACGGCCGTGTCATCTTCTTCTTGCCATGGCAAGGAAACACAATCGCTGGTACCACTGACGCTCCTTGCGACATCGAACAGAATCCTGTAGCACAGGAGAAGGAAATCGACTGGATCTTGAACGAAGTACAGAACTACCTGCAGCCTGAGATCAACGTTCGTCGTGGTGACGTTCTTGCCGCCTGGTCTGGAATCCGTCCTCTCGTCCGCGACCCGAAGAAGGCCAAGTCTGAGGGTCTTGTCCGCAACCACCTGCTAACCACCTCCCCATCTGGACTTCTCACCATGGCTGGTGGCAAGTGGACGACCTACCGACAGATGGCTGAAGAAGCTGTTGACGAGGCGATCAAGGAATTCAGCTTGAAGCCACGCGGCGTGTCGAACCCACCCCTCGTCAGCGGTGTCGAAGGCTTCCACGAAGACATCAACCTCGGCGGATCCTGCCAAACTCATCAAGTCCGCCTCGTCGGAGCCCACGGTTTCTCCAAGACGCTGTTCATTAATATCATCCAGCACTACGGCATCGAGACTGAAGTCGCCAAGCACTTGACCGAATCCTACGGCGACCGTGCCTGGACTGTCGCAGCGCTCTGTGCACCAAACGAGAAGCGCTTCCCTGTCCGCGGCGAGCGCATTTCCGAACTGTACCCATACGTCGATGGTGAAATCCGCTACGCCGTCCGACACGAATACGCACAGACTGCCGTCGATGTCCTAGCCAGGAGAACAAGATTAGCGTTCCTAAACGCACAGGCCGCGCTCGAGTCCCTGCCGCGAGTCATTGATCTGATGGCAGATGAGCTCAACTGGAACAAGACAAGGAGGACACAAGAGTGGACAGATGCAGTCCACTTCCTGGGCTCAATGGGTCTGCCAAAGAGCAAGCTCAGCTTGACAAGAGAGGACGTTGAGAAGGGGAGAGTTGGGAAGTATGAAGATGAGGAATATGGCATGTATGCCAGACATG ACAAGCCAGACGAGATCCTCGACTCCGACTCCAAGATGCTGTCTGGACACAACCCGACGATTGGACGGGATAGCCCGGCGAATGCTTAG
- a CDS encoding General alpha-glucoside permease gives MTSTFDHNYDRNDELLDQNTDSAPLLSHQSQPPTSSKNTTLSLPQILALVCINGGLQVFFSTVMANLSPYLHNLGLSKSAAAIIIICLPLSGAFLGPTAGAFSDSLRTRFGRRRPIILSGAVLTVAFMMLLAWVPQFIEAEAASLALAILCTILMAISVQPVQAGVRALMVDIAPASQQSRASSWAGRIQGVSAIFSFFASSLTLPSLPGLGGLAQMQALACLNFITLGSTVAITCVFIHEKDSRRISVAGEAKRSVADVFRRIFSTVKELKGKIRQTCLTQFFSWFAWFPFTYYNTTYIGELGSASMSTPSSLLTTPTSSSSLAPLSFATISFITITLLPTLLPHASRYLNKPHTSTSDSDLIWLWTCTQPILGLLLALTLAVSYQYQGIILVAFAGIPWAVTQWVPFAIVGYETSRLGLVPSAEREDGEDGQRGRDDEEEDSRSGATLGVHNLAISLPQVLSGLVSSGTYKIAEVAKSEVPTAWVLASSGVAAFVASWLAAKMLR, from the exons ATGACTTCCACATTCGACCACAACTACGATCGCAACGACGAACTCCTCGACCAAAACACCGACTCAGCCCCTCTCCTCTCCCACCAATCCCAACCCCCCACATCATCAAAAAACACCACCCTCTCCCTCCCCCAGATCCTAGCCCTCGTCTGCATCAATGGCGGCCTCCAAGTCTTCTTCTCAACAGTCATGGCGAACCTTTCA CCCTACCTCCACAACCTCGGCCTCTCGAAATCCGCCGCTGCAATAATCATCATCTGTCTCCCCCTCTCTGGCGCCTTTCTAGGTCCCACGGCCGGGGCTTTCAGCGATAGTCTTCGAACCCGTTTTGGTCGACGGAGGCCTATCATCCTGAGTGGCGCGGTCCTGACCGTGGCGTTCATGATGTTGCTGGCGTGGGTGCCTCAATTCATCGAAGCTGAAGCTGCTTCATTGGCGCTGGCGATTTTGTGTACAATCCTCATGGCGATCTCGGTCCAACCCGTCCAAGCTGGTGTGAGAGCACTGATGGTCGACATCGCGCCCGCCTCACAGCAAAGTCGTGCGAGTTCCTGGGCGGGGAGGATTCAGGGTGTTTCTGCGATCTTCTCCTTCTTCGCTTCCTCCTTGACCCTTCCTAGCCTTCCTGGCTTGGGAGGACTGGCGCAGATGCAGGCGTTGGCTTGTTTGAATTTCATTACCCTGGGATCGACGGTGGCGATAACGTGTGTCTTCATCCACGAGAAGGATAGTCGTCGGATTTCAGTAGCCGGTGAGGCGAAACGAAGTGTGGCGGATGTGTTTCGGCGCATTTTCAGTACAGTGAAAGAACTCAAGGGGAAGATAAGACAGACGTGCTTAACTCAGTTTTTCAGCTGGTTTGCGTGGTTTCCATTCACCTATTACAACACAACATACATCGGCGAACTGG GTTCCGCCTCCATGTCCACCCCCTCCTCCCTCCTCACCACACCtacctcctcctcctccctCGCCCCCCTCTCCTTCGCCACAATAAGCTTCATCACAATAACCCTCCTCCCCACCCTCCTGCCCCACGCCAGCCGCTACCTCAATAAACCCCACACCTCAACCTCCGACTCAGACCTGATCTGGCTCTGGACATGCACGCAGCCCATCCTCGGCCTCCTCCTCGCCCTCACTTTGGCAGTAAGCTATCAATACCAAGGCATCATCCTCGTAGCCTTCGCTGGTATACCCTGGGCTGTGACGCAGTGGGTTCCATTCGCTATCGTTGGTTACGAAACTAGCCGACTTGGCCTAGTCCCGTCGGCGGAGCGGGAAGATGGTGAGGATGGGCAAAGGGGTCGAGATGACGAAGAAGAGGATTCCCGATCTGGCGCTACCCTCGGCGTGCATAACCTAGCTATCAGTCTACCACAGGTTTTGTCAGGCCTGGTGAGTAGCGGGACGTATAAGATCGCGGAAGTAGCGAAGAGTGAGGTGCCGACGGCGTGGGTGCTGGCGAGTAGTGGGGTGGCGGCGTTTGTGGCGAGTTGGCTGGCGGCGAAGATGTTGAGGTAG